In Carettochelys insculpta isolate YL-2023 chromosome 25, ASM3395843v1, whole genome shotgun sequence, one DNA window encodes the following:
- the NLRX1 gene encoding NLR family member X1: protein MQCPRCLPQAGTGWSRIRGPVLRRREIMPLLLPASSAPGVVSSSVLRRVLPTPGRQAFPLRSFAHYQGGPQESAPQLSSTRPGQMALRNVASSDAIQKHRKSLADWFSHQPNEERQFGPSFSLDTVHVDPVIRESSLEETLKPSPDMTTLNQLQSCCSRTIGLQNLFDVDGCGQQVKNVVLYGTVGTGKSTLIKKMVVDWCHGRLPRFELVLPFSCEDLSQSKVPISLRRLITKKYLHLKDVVPLLGSTNLQVLIILNGLERLNLDFCLARTELCCDPNEPLPPSAIVVNLLRKYLLPEASIIVTTRPSAVHRIPSKYVSRYAEICGFSDTNLQKLYFQMRLSQPGCDSSGSSGSHTGSTSAERDNLVEMLSRNLERHNQIAAACFLPSYCWLVCTTLHFLYFTKSVPPQQTLTGIYTSFLRLNFSGEVLDSTDPTNISMMKYVAKTVGKLAHEGVMSRQTCFSEEDLRKCLEVEMRTESELNLLNVFRSDVFRFFLTPCVQPGKEHTFVFTIPAMQEYLAALYVVLGEKKTLAQRVGKEISEVIGKVSEDVTLVLSIVSKVLPLRILPVLFSLLKIFPRFFQRLSGKDRDTIARTVAVEMFKEEDYFNDDVLDQINSSILGVEGPLCHPDVVLDDEVFELFPIFMGGLLSRRNRALLEQLGCSIKNLAAFEIANAMKKTVIRNSRKWLPPSELMDYFVFLHEFQNELFTAEAIHSLKAINLSSVKMTPLKCSILASVMGTTSHEVEELNLASCHLDLNSLRTLFPVLLRCQKLHLQLNSLGPEACKEIRDLLLHEKCVVSDLRLSDNPVTKQGAKYLAEAIAGNRSLTHLSLLHTSLGNQGVEVITQHLAQNQHLKQLNVGYNSVTDEAALELVEVAKRHPTLKEVHLYFSNISEEGKRALHALRRDRDGVQVLVFLTVGTDVSDYWALILSVVQKNLPIWDRERVQQHLSLLLQDLECSRQQTGNPWKKAKFLRVESKVKKMLLQIQQGTL from the exons ATGCCATCCAGAAGCATCGCAAGAGCCTGGCTGACTGGTTCAGCCACCAGCCGAATGAGGAGAGGCAGTTCGGACCGTCCTTCTCACTGGACACCGTCCATGTGGACCCGGTCATTAGGGAGAGCTCCCTGGAGGAGACCCTGAAGCCCTCACCCGACATGACCACCCTGAACCAGCTCCAGTCCTGCTGCAGCCGGACCATCGGCCTCCAGAACCTCTTCGACGTGGACGGCTGCGGGCAGCAGGTGAAGAACGTGGTGCTGTATGGGACAGTGGGCACGGGGAAGAGCACCCTCATCAAGAAGATGGTGGTGGACTGGTGCCATGGGCGCCTGCCCCGCTTTGAATTGGTTCTCCCCTTCTCCTGCGAGGACCTGTCCCAGAGCAAAGTGCCCATCTCCCTGCGGCGCCTCATCACCAAGAAGTACCTGCACCTCAAGGACGTGGTGCCGCTGCTGGGCTCCACCAACCTGCAGGTGCTCATCATCCTCAACGGCCTGGAAAGGCTGAACTTGGACTTCTGCCTGGCGCGCACAGAGTTGTGCTGTGACCCCAATGAGCCTTTGCCTCCCTCTGCCATAGTGGTCAACCTGCTGAGGAAATACctgctgccagag GCCAGCATCATCGTCACCACGCGCCCGTCCGCTGTGCACCGGATCCCCAGCAAATATGTGAGCCGCTACGCCGAGATCTGTGGCTTCTCTGACACCAATCTCCAGAAGCTGTACTTCCAGATGCGCCTCAGCCAGCCCGGCTGTGACAGCAGCGGGAGCAGCGGCAGTCACACTGGCAGCACCTCGGCCGAGCGGGACAACCTGGTGGAGATGCTCTCGAGGAACCTGGAGCGGCACAACCAGATAGCGGCTGCCTGCTTCCTGCCCTCTTACTGCTGGCTGGTCTGCACCACCCTGCATTTCCTCTACTTCACCAAGTCGGTGCCTCCCCAGCAGACCCTGACGGGCATCTACACCAGCTTCCTGCGGCTCAACTTCAGCGGAGAGGTCCTGGACAGCACCGACCCCACCAACATCTCCATGATGAAGTACGTGGCCAAGACAGTGGGCAAGTTGGCCCACGAGGGGGTGATGTCCCGCCAGACGTGCTTCTCGGAGGAAGACCTGCGGAAGTGCTTGGAGGTGGAGATGAGGACGGAGAGCGAGCTCAACCTCCTCAACGTCTTCCGCAGCGATGTCTTCCGCTTCTTCCTCACGCCCTGCGTCCAGCCGGGCAAGGAGCACACCTTCGTCTTCACCATCCCGGCCATGCAGGAGTACCTGGCAGCCCTCTACGTGGTGCTGGGCGAGAAGAAGACCCTCGCGCAGCGAGTGGGGAAGGAGATCTCTGAGGTCATTGGCAAGGTCAGTGAGGACGTGACGCTGGTGCTCAGCATTGTCTCCAAGGTCCTGCCCCTGCGCATCTTGCCTGTGCTCTTCAGCCTCCTCAAGATCTTCCCCCGCTTCTTCCAGCGGCTCAGTGGCAAGGACCGCGACACTATCGCCCGCACCGTGGCCGTGGAGATGTTCAAGGAGGAAGATTACTTCAATGATGATGTGCTAGACCAGATCAACTCCAGCATCTTGGGGGTGGAGGGCCCTCTGTGCCACCCTGATGTGGTCCTTGACGATGAAGTCTTTGAGCTCTTCCCTATCTTCATGGGTGGACTCCTGTCGCGCCGCAACAGggccctgctggagcagctgggctgctccaTCAAAAACCTGGCGGCATTTGAGATCGCCAATGCCATGAAGAAGACCGTAATCCGGAACAGCCGCAAATGGCTGCCACCGTCGGAGCTGATGGACTATTTTGTCTTCCTGCATGAGTTTCAGAATGAGCTCTTCACAGCCGAGGCCATCCACTCCCTCAAGGCGATCAACCTCTCCTCCGTCAAGATGACCCCACTCAAATGCTCCATCCTGGCATCCGTTATGGGCACCACCAGCCATGAGGTGGAGGAGCTGAACCTGGCTTCCTGTCACCTTGACCTCAACAGCCTGAGGACTCTGTTCCCTGTTCTGCTACGGTGCCAGAAGCTGCA TTTGCAGCTCAACAGCCTGGGCCCTGAAGCCTGCAaagagatccgggacctgctccTGCATGAAAAGTGTGTGGTGAGCGACCTGCG GCTCTCGGACAACCCCGTGACGAAGCAAGGAGCCAAATACTTGGCTGAGGCCATTGCAGGCAACCGCTCCCTGACTCACCTGTCCCTGCTGCACACCTCCCTGGGGAATCAGGGCGTGGAGGTGATcactcagcacctggcccagaaCCAGCACCTGAAGCAGCTCAACGTGGGCTACAATTCAGTGACGGACgaggcagctctggagctggtggAGGTGGCTAAGAGGCACCCGACGCTGAAGGAAGTGCA cctgtaTTTCAGCAACATCAGCGAGGAGGGCAAGCGAGCCCTGCACGCGCTGCGCAGGGACCGCGACGGTGTCCAGGTGCTGGTGTTCCTCACGGTGGGCACCGACGTCTCCGACTACTGGGCCCTCATCCTGAGCGTGGTGCAGAAGAACCTGCCCATCTGGGACCGTGAGCGGGTCCAGCAGCACCTCAGCCTGTTGCTGCAGGACCTGGAGTGCAGCCGCCAGCAAACCGGCAACCCCTGGAAGAAAGCCAAGTTCCTGCGGGTGGAGAGCAAGGTGAAGAAGATGCTGCTTCAAATCCAGCAAGGAACCCTCTAA